A single window of Watersipora subatra chromosome 9, tzWatSuba1.1, whole genome shotgun sequence DNA harbors:
- the LOC137404868 gene encoding uncharacterized protein has protein sequence MDKGPSHFNPDGEASAVSAAWAQWIEEFEAFSDSRGIFHLPGDERKDMRAQRKALLLFHAGPRVRVISKNLAESARDDYERFKKALADHFTVEPNITFQRHLFRRHSQAVGESVSQYRARLRKAGSSCGYNDLNEQIRDHIVETCTSDLLRRKLLEQGNDLSLTNLLRIAATHEAVDARATEMSGNVAVNRTKSDLSGYNRQGQSDPSGSVTAEADKHGTIGNRICGRCGTTHKIRECPAFGKQCFKCHGKNHFRSMCKSSAHSANAVVERGFLANLNISGRPLDSELAFSY, from the coding sequence ATGGATAAGGGACCCTCACATTTTAATCCTGATGGGGAAGCTAGTGCTGTGTCGGCAGCCTGGGCACAGTGGATTGAGGAGTTCGAGGCCTTCTCAGACTCTAGAGGCATCTTTCACTTGCCTGGGGATGAGAGAAAGGATATGCGTGCTCAAAGAAAagcattgttattatttcatgcAGGACCTCGAGTCAGGGTGATTAGTAAAAACCTTGCTGAGTCCGCAAGAGACGATTATGAGAGGTTTAAGAAAGCACTAGCAGACCATTTTACAGTTGAGCCAAACATAACATTTCAAAGGCACTTGTTTCGTAGGCATAGCCAGGCAGTTGGCGAGAGTGTATCACAATATCGTGCTAGGCTGAGAAAGGCGGGTTCGAGCTGTGGTTATAATGACTTAAACGAACAAATCCGAGACCACATAGTGGAAACATGTACTTCTGATTTGCTTAGGCGCAAACTCCTAGAGCAAGGCAATGACCTGTCACTTACAAACTTGCTAAGAATTGCAGCTACGCATGAGGCTGTGGATGCGCGCGCTACAGAAATGAGTGGTAATGTGGCGGTGAATAGGACCAAGTCCGATTTGTCTGGTTATAACAGACAGGGTCAGAGTGATCCTAGTGGTAGTGTGACAGCTGAGGCAGATAAGCATGGAACAATAGGTAACAGAATATGTGGTAGATGTGGCACCACACACAAAATCAGAGAGTGCCCCGCTTTTggcaaacaatgttttaaatgtcATGGAAAAAATCATTTCAGATCTATGTGCAAGTCTAGTGCACACAGTGCCAATGCAGTTGTAGAAAGGGGTTTCCTGGCCAATCTCAATATTAGCGGTAGACCCCTGGACTCAGAACTTGCTTTTAGTTATTAG